The following are encoded together in the Pedobacter steynii genome:
- a CDS encoding YaaC family protein: MAKDNERFRAENPDEIVFLRLNRLKSTRLCENLLWDKLNDTPNPSITDEVIEKKAIGLASVIESALGYWQSPSQSLNSKILSRYYFMLQLTIAEQVACVRNTDGLREIQKHTENGHGLKTFWIPDGKLPDDLLIYATQAGHFNSYGKFLGWDMKKCSQDKGIRKPADITPEVRAKMLSLSELFRTIPELRTVIEEYLNKPPLSIHVGHSQSNMITDSKFNEEFIKTNHRLPSLEDSRKGVKTTDVGIYSESPNIDIPYLETLGMPLTNFRTYRELGSNSDTIIGSISHPGETIWWDLFPTYSSRYVPVSYVKSIWGEGYHSVAVNYMLLYALSIVVRYMPDIWYRITNGEDNHIGSLIDYYISVMDHVLPLQMLEHIQGTKLSIHSQGSWMGEI; encoded by the coding sequence ATGGCAAAAGACAATGAACGCTTCCGGGCAGAGAACCCCGATGAGATTGTATTTCTCCGGCTCAACAGACTCAAGAGCACGCGGCTTTGCGAGAACTTGTTGTGGGATAAGCTTAATGATACGCCCAATCCTTCAATTACCGATGAAGTGATTGAAAAAAAAGCTATTGGTTTGGCTTCGGTCATTGAAAGTGCCCTAGGTTATTGGCAATCACCATCTCAATCGCTTAATTCAAAGATTCTGTCCAGATATTATTTCATGCTCCAACTCACCATCGCGGAACAGGTGGCGTGTGTCAGAAATACGGATGGACTGCGGGAGATACAAAAACATACAGAGAATGGTCATGGCTTAAAAACGTTTTGGATTCCTGACGGTAAATTACCTGATGATCTACTGATCTATGCGACTCAGGCGGGACATTTCAACTCCTATGGGAAATTCCTTGGTTGGGATATGAAAAAGTGCAGCCAAGATAAAGGGATCAGAAAACCAGCAGATATTACTCCTGAAGTCAGAGCAAAAATGCTGAGCCTTTCCGAGCTATTCAGGACAATACCCGAATTAAGAACTGTAATCGAAGAATACTTGAATAAACCCCCTTTATCGATTCACGTTGGACACTCCCAGTCAAATATGATCACCGACTCAAAATTTAACGAAGAATTTATTAAAACCAACCATCGGCTGCCTAGTTTAGAGGATTCGCGCAAAGGTGTAAAGACAACAGATGTTGGAATTTACTCTGAATCGCCGAACATAGACATTCCTTATCTTGAAACACTAGGGATGCCGCTGACTAATTTCAGGACTTACCGGGAGCTAGGGTCGAACAGCGATACGATAATAGGTTCTATATCGCATCCCGGAGAAACGATATGGTGGGACCTTTTCCCAACGTACTCCTCACGTTATGTTCCTGTCAGCTATGTTAAATCAATCTGGGGGGAAGGATATCATTCTGTGGCCGTCAATTACATGCTGCTTTACGCTCTGAGCATTGTAGTTCGTTACATGCCTGACATTTGGTACCGCATCACAAACGGTGAGGACAACCACATCGGATCACTTATTGACTACTACATTTCAGTAATGGACCACGTGCTTCCTCTTCAAATGCTGGAACACATCCAGGGAACAAAGCTAAGCATCCACAGTCAAGGAAGTTGGATGGGAGAAATCTAA